A window of Pseudomonas alcaliphila JAB1 genomic DNA:
ATGCCCATCTTGCCAAGGGCCAGATCCACATAGCCTAAGCCACTGCGGCGGCTGGAGATGTGGATGTGGCTCAGCGACAGGTATTCGTCGAGGCTGATCTTTTCCTTAGCCATTGGGTGGCCAGGGCGCATGGCGCAGACATAGCGATCATCCAGCAGCTTGACGTGACGAACCTGCGGGTCGGTATTGAGTGGCGCGTCGACGGCAAAATCGAGCCGGCCGGCGGCCAGTTCCTTGGTGGTTTCGCGGCGCTTGGCCAGGAAGCTCTCGATGCACACGCTCGGCGCCAGGCGACGCAGGCGTTGGAACAGCGGTGGCAGGAGGATCTGCTCCGACAGGTCGGTCATGCTGATGCGGTAGGTCTTGCCGGCCTGCTGCGGGTTGAAGGTGCGGCTTTCCTGCACGGAAACGCGCAACAACTGCAGGGCATTGCGTACCGGGCCGATGATGTTCTGCGCCATCGGCGTCGGCACCATGCCCTGGGCGGTACGCACGAACAGCGGGTCGTTGAAGGTTTCGCGCAGACGGGCGAGGGCGTTGGAAACCGCTGGTTGGGTAATGCCGACGATCTGCCCGGCACGGGTCAGGTTGGCCTCGGTGTAGATGGCGTCGAAGACGATGAAGAGGTTCAGATCCACCTTGGTCAGGTTCATGCCGGCAGTGCTCCAGGGGGCGTCGATATCAATCGATCATATATCGGTTATGAATGTTCATACACGCTGAAAATAGGTTAGATAAATCTTAAGCGCTGTTCTAGCATCATTTCCACAACCTCTCACCCTTTATTGCAAACAGGTAATTCCATGGATTTCGCCTATTCCCCGAAGGTTCAAGAGCTGCGTGAGCGCGTCAGCGCATTCATGGAGGCGCACGTCTACCCGGCTGAAGCGGTGTTCGAGCAGCAGGTAGCCGAAGGTGATC
This region includes:
- a CDS encoding LysR family transcriptional regulator, giving the protein MNLTKVDLNLFIVFDAIYTEANLTRAGQIVGITQPAVSNALARLRETFNDPLFVRTAQGMVPTPMAQNIIGPVRNALQLLRVSVQESRTFNPQQAGKTYRISMTDLSEQILLPPLFQRLRRLAPSVCIESFLAKRRETTKELAAGRLDFAVDAPLNTDPQVRHVKLLDDRYVCAMRPGHPMAKEKISLDEYLSLSHIHISSRRSGLGYVDLALGKMGIQRKIALRSQHYLMASSVIQQTDMVMTVPERFARRHNLHHVTLPVGDVPALETHLYWHESTDQDPANRWMREQMIELAQQVIAQEKKADQAATA